The Trichomycterus rosablanca isolate fTriRos1 chromosome 22, fTriRos1.hap1, whole genome shotgun sequence genome has a window encoding:
- the wfikkn2a gene encoding WAP, Kazal, immunoglobulin, Kunitz and NTR domain-containing protein 2: protein MWWMLFPRWIWFSLGQLCVLISHPQVRALNLNKVVYSHAGMCPNEMNPNLWVDAMSTCMRECQSDQDCETFEKCCLNVCGSKSCVAARYLDVKGSKGPVGMPKEASCDKFMCTQQGSECDIWDGQPVCKCRDRCEREPRFTCASDGMTYYNKCYMDAEACSKGVSLTEVTCRFHLMWPNTSTLPEETTMNPTTVQQETTPIDIQSPVLVTNPVQNSVFVSETASFMCEITGKPKPEITWEKQVEGKENTVMWPNFVQGNIAVTNIAQLVIYNAQLQDAGIYTCTGKNLGGSIQAHFLLSVISKEDGREERLNSTHLPPEECLKAPDMGDCGEESMSWYYEAKRNNCFTFTYSQCNRNRNHFDTYKTCMISCGAELAAPCSLPSVQGPCKSYEPRWAYNHLLKKCQSFVYGGCGGNENNFKSKELCEDTCPFRKNHNCKVCKPKQRMVTSFCRSDFVILGSITEMTEDQDSGHALIQVDEILKDEKMGLKFFGQEPLEVTLLNMDWSCPCPNITSAMGQLIIMGEVHNGMAVLQPDSFVTGSSSRRTRKLRELVTKKTCALLKESANTQ, encoded by the exons ATGTGGTGGATGTTGTTCCCCCGATGGATCTGGTTCTCGCTTGGGCAGCTGTGCGTCCTGATCTCGCACCCTCAGGTCAGGGCTTTGAATTTGAATAAAGTGGTGTATTCTCATGCTGGAATGTGTCCTAATGAGATGAACCCCAATCTTTGGGTGGATGCCATGAGTACCTGTATGCGGGAGTGCCAGTCCGACCAG GACTGTGAAACATTCGAGAAGTgctgtttaaatgtgtgtggaAGCAAGAGCTGTGTGGCTGCACGCTATTTGGATGTAAAGGGAAGTAAAGGACCAGTGGGAATGCCAAAAGAGGCCTCCTGTGACAAGTTCATGTGTACCCAACAAGGTTCAGAATGTGACATCTGGGACGGGCAGCCAGTCTGTAAGTGTCGTGATCGCTGTGAGCGAGAACCGCGTTTCACCTGCGCATCAGACGGTATGACCTACTACAACAAGTGCTACATGGATGCAGAAGCCTGCTCTAAAGGAGTTTCCCTTACCGAGGTCACCTGCCGATTCCACCTGATGTGGCCCAACACAAGCACTCTGCCTGAGGAAACGACAATGAACCCTACCACTGTTCAGCAAGAAACGACACCTATAGACATCCAGTCTCCTGTTTTGGTTACCAATCCTGTTCAAAActctgtgtttgtgagtgaaaCGGCAAGTTTTATGTGTGAAATAACTGGCAAGCCCAAACCAGAGATCACCTGGGAAAAACAAGTGGAAGGAAAGGAGAACACAGTCATGTGGCCTAACTTTGTTCAAGGGAATATCGCAGTAACTAACATTGCCCAGCTTGTCATCTATAACGCCCAGCTTCAGGATGCTGGAATTTACACATGCACTGGGAAAAACTTAGGTGGATCCATACAAGCCCACTTCCTGCTTTCTGTTATCAGTAAAGAGGATGGTAGAGAGGAGCGATTGAACTCTACCCACCTGCCACCTGAGGAGTGTTTGAAAGCACCAGATATGGGTGACTGTGGGGAGGAAAGTATGAGCTGGTACTATGAAGCTAAGCGCAACAATTGCTTCACATTTACCTACAGCCAGTGCAACAGAAACAGAAACCACTTTGACACATACAAAACATGCATGATATCTTGTGGAGCAGAACTGGCAGCACCTTGCTCCCTGCCTAGTGTTCAGGGACCCTGCAAATCATACGAGCCACGCTGGGCTTACAACCATCTCCTCAAGAAGTGCCAATCTTTTGTCTATGGCGGTTGTGGTGGCAATGAAAACAACTTCAAAAGTAAAGAGCTTTGCGAGGACACGTGTCCCTTCCGCAAGAACCACAACTGCAAGGTGTGCAAGCCAAAACAGAGGATGGTTACCAGCTTCTGCAGGAGTGACTTTGTAATCTTGGGCAGCATCACGGAGATGACAGAAGACCAAGACTCGGGCCATGCCCTCATCCAGGTAGACGAGATCCTAAAGGATGAGAAGATGGGACTTAAGTTCTTTGGACAGGAGCCCCTGGAGGTTACTCTGCTTAACATGGACTGGAGCTGTCCTTGTCCCAACATCACCAGTGCTATGGGCCAGTTAATTATCATGGGGGAGGTTCACAATGGCATGGCCGTGCTTCAGCCTGATAGCTTTGTGACCGGTTCGAGCAGCCGTCGTACACGCAAGCTTCGTGAGCTAGTCACCAAAAAAACATGTGCCCTTCTCAAGGAGTCTGCCAACACACAATAG